The sequence gataattctactattaatatatgattccaataaaattatgaattaatAACATATacagtttatataaatataataaatattgtaTTGATTCTTTTATACTTACAATGGAATTCAtctatatttttctcaaaaattttaatatattttgataatatttagtaaaattatatttaacaactacataaaaaatttatgaaacATATTTCTTGTATATCAAAAGTTATGAAAgtcaaatttctaaacataattAATGTATGTGACTGTAAAatcaactattttattattttattaaaaaaatattctaaagtagagaaataataaaatgaattttgtataaattagtaattttacaaattaataaaataatatagtcTTGATAATGTTAATTTACAGAGTTTTTACTGTAtacaacaaataaatataaaaatgtgcTATAACCCTTTTTCGAAAatagtttctttgtttttttggttgGTCAAATCCACTAAGGAAATCCCATAGAGGAACAGTACAATGGTGATACACTAATACCTTCATCACGAGTCGTAATGGTTCTTCCAAAAACTAAATCCTCTTTCTTGAAAGAAGATCATGTTAAAGAGTAAAcgacattgaaaaaacaaaattattgaaagtgtcaattaaaaatattatatagctTAAACTCGGcaacataataaaatatatgaatcgTTCTTAAGGCTTCCAAGCTTTAGGGGGTGGTGGGGCAGGAGGGTAAAGAGGAGGAACACCATTGAACATTGTATTCTTATCGATTTGGTAGCCTCCACTGCTGGTTAATGAAATGAGAGCAGCCACGATACCTGCGTTTCCGGACATAGTAGGCTCACTCGCGTTGTAATTGCTTCGTATGTCATGGAACTGATCGGATTTGTTTGGTCCACCAACCATAGCTCCTGTGATATTGTTTGGGTTAGGATTTTTTGTGTCTCTATACTTCAATCCTTCTCTACAGCTTCTTCTCTTCTTGTCGTTTGGGATGGTGGCTCCTCGGTGGTAAACGTGTCTTGGAAATTTCTTGCCGAACCCAACAATATAGCTCATTTTTAAAGGGTTATCTCCAAGAATGTAATCAATCTGATAATAAatgcaaaaccaaaaaaaaattattaggtaacaaacaaaaactttttaaaaataagaaacaaattcATAATATTGTACTATTGTCTTGCACAAGCGGTACTTTGGTATCCATAATGTTTGGAAGAAACAAGATCATAATCTTGCGATTTTATATAGCGAGACAAATGTATAAGAAATATGTTAAAGTTGACGATTTCTTTTGTTACAACTTTTGTCTCGTTTACATTTCAGATTTACGAAATAACATTTTTGCTTACAATTGTTCAGACACATAACTCAtagttgaagttttttttaaaaataatttgtggtATTGTAATAATGTTCAAGAAAGTTTTGGATAAATAGCCTTTTTGGAGTTCTATAAGCATTTTTGACACATTTCAAAATCAATTAGCGTGAATTAACCTATATTTAGATGTCTACATAAACTACGAAAATTGGTAACATGTGTGCGTGTCTAATTACCTGAGACTTAGCAAAATCCTTAAGAACCTGAGTCGAGACCAAGGTAGGGCCACAATACCATCCAGGAACTCCAGTTGAATTCAGATAATCCGCAAACAGAGAAGCTAAGAAAGAAGCATGAGCCACATATTCCAGTGGTCTTGGTTTCCCCATGTTCAATTGTATAAGCCCTCCTGCAAAATCTCTCAAAAGTGAAATCATTTTCATGAGAGACACACAAAGAAAGTAAATAATCACCTGAAGTCCGGTTAAAAACGTTGTACTGCTTTAGATAAGCACACATGGTGACACCAGTAGCGTTATGGTACCTACTGAGCATGTTCTCATAAGGAAAACCAGGATTCAAGAACAATCTGTACCGAGTCATCAACAACATAGCCCCAGGTAATTTGTTATTCCAGCTCGGTACCATCAATTCTGGTTGATTAGCAAAAGCTTTAGCCGTTTTAGGCACGCTTGGGTTTGTGGCGAATTGTATGTAAGTCTGGTTCCCCGTGGCGTAGTAAAGCCACGCGCCAGCCCACATAAGTTCGTCGAACATACTTGTTGAGTTGTAGAAGGCTTGAATCATTGGTTGTCCGTCTGAGTAGCGCTTGCGTCTGTTCTTGTTTCTAAAGAAAGGCCATAGAGTTTCTGCTCCTTTCTTTAGCTTTTTGGCGTAGGTTGGTTTGTCGTTGAAGACGATTGAGGCGGCAGCTAAGGCGGAGGCGACTTCTGCACCGAGGTCAGTGGCGGTAGTTAAAGAGATTACAGGACGGTCGTAGGACATGTCTTCTGGTCTTTGCCAACAGTAGATATCATCTGGTGATTCTGAGTCTCTTAGTCCTCCACCAACCTACAAGTCATGGAAACAGGGGTTTGATCAAAATGGTttaggtttagttttttttggtgCGCAAGGAAGAAttgaaatacattaattatatagttaatataATTGGGAAGtaatttttttgattacatAGTTTTTTACCTAAGCTGTTTAGCAAACTGACCTATACTGAATCATATTTTACAGTTTCTAACAGTTTATATTATGTTTCCAAAGTATCAAATATCAAACAATATATAGCTAATGAGTTAACTTTCttccaataaaataaaaagaaaaattgaaatgatTATGCAAATGAACTACGTAATCAAacgaaatgaagaaacaaaGTAGGAGAACAAAAACCTGAGCGTAGATATGATCAAGGCGAGTTGCAGAATTGTTGAAAGTGAGAAGCAGATAGTCAGTTCCCCATTTGAGAACATCTCTCATGTGATCATATTCATTGATGGCTTTGAATTTTTGACTATACTCAATAAGACTCCAACTTAGCATTGTCATTGAGAATGCCATCGGAAAATGGAACTTGGTGTTACTTCCACCGTCGTAGTACCCTCCCACCAATCCTCCAACCACGTCTGGCAATCCATCCTTCAGCCCCGAATTTCCTCTCCATGATACTCGATTGTTCTTCGGCAATTTACCCGCTGCATGATGTTTT comes from Brassica rapa cultivar Chiifu-401-42 chromosome A02, CAAS_Brap_v3.01, whole genome shotgun sequence and encodes:
- the LOC103852247 gene encoding endoglucanase 7, with the protein product MHPGNLWGGRLDAIDSDRAEAEEEERRRNMTEWDRGALHSQQLSAEHQRNQLDETQQGWLLAPQDSWKKKRKKYVNLGCISVSRTVFTWTVGSIVVLFLVVALPIIIVKSLPRHKSTPPPPDNYTLAIHKAIQFFDAQKSGKLPKNNRVSWRGNSGLKDGLPDVVGGLVGGYYDGGSNTKFHFPMAFSMTMLSWSLIEYSQKFKAINEYDHMRDVLKWGTDYLLLTFNNSATRLDHIYAQVGGGLRDSESPDDIYCWQRPEDMSYDRPVISLTTATDLGAEVASALAAASIVFNDKPTYAKKLKKGAETLWPFFRNKNRRKRYSDGQPMIQAFYNSTSMFDELMWAGAWLYYATGNQTYIQFATNPSVPKTAKAFANQPELMVPSWNNKLPGAMLLMTRYRLFLNPGFPYENMLSRYHNATGVTMCAYLKQYNVFNRTSGGLIQLNMGKPRPLEYVAHASFLASLFADYLNSTGVPGWYCGPTLVSTQVLKDFAKSQIDYILGDNPLKMSYIVGFGKKFPRHVYHRGATIPNDKKRRSCREGLKYRDTKNPNPNNITGAMVGGPNKSDQFHDIRSNYNASEPTMSGNAGIVAALISLTSSGGYQIDKNTMFNGVPPLYPPAPPPPKAWKP